One window of Medicago truncatula cultivar Jemalong A17 chromosome 2, MtrunA17r5.0-ANR, whole genome shotgun sequence genomic DNA carries:
- the LOC25486629 gene encoding squamosa promoter-binding-like protein 1, whose amino-acid sequence MDADFEGKNQHLYEAVVPEMKGAVGRGSKDWDLNDWRWDGDLFTAKQLNSVPTDCRNRQFLPEIRENVDVSNNLISGEGSRELEKRRRGFGGEGLEMNDDFGSLNLNLGGQVYPIMDGEEKSGKKTKIAPVPTSNRAVCQVEDCRADLSNAKDYHRRHKVCDVHSKASKALVGSVMQRFCQQCSRFHVLQEFDEGKRSCRRRLAGHNKRRRKTHPDTAVVNGGSPNEERGSSYLLMSLLRILSNMHSNGPDHTRNLDGLSHLIGNLTSLAGTFNGRNIASLLEGPQELVKAGTSGAAQNVPNSNPNGAEPSRPDSSIEMTNGLIHQDPPESRLQCATVPANHLTQKCIPSSSVGVGCLKPPLIPQSSNLVPSRGSLPPRPVATETTVGRNRLCNIDLNNVYDDGQDYVENPENSNPPLALGVESRDHSSFVQYESLKSSPPQTSRNSDSTSTQSPSSSSGEGQSRTDRIVFKLFGKDPNDIPHVLRSQVLSWLSNSPTEIESYIRPGCIILTICLRLENSAWDELCYNLGPSLRKLLAASNDSLWRTGWIYTRVQHSVAILYNGQLVLDVPSRLGSPQNCQILCIKPLAVSANEDVKFTVKGLSLFLSSARLLCALEGKYLVEDMCYDLIDGADAAIGHHELQTLSFSCHIPNMTGRGFIEVEDNSLSSCSFPFIVAEQEICSEICSLETIIEAAETADDIQIKAKLMEEKTRAMNFVQEMGWLLHRIRIKFRLGPMTPVQDRFHLNRYTWLVGFSMDHDWCAVMKKLLDTIFEGEVDTGEHISAELALLNMGLLHKAVKRNCRPMVELLLNFVPVKASDGGDSKEMQVNKVPDGFLFRPDTVGPAGLTPLHVAASMNGYETVLDALTDDPGMVGIEAWKSAKDNTGLTPNDYASLRGHYSYIQLVQRKTSKSSQTQHVLDIPGTLVDGNTMKQSDGHKSSKVLSLHTEKIATTAIPNHCGICQQKLAYGSVGGMRRALVYRPAMLSMVAIAAVCVCVALLFKSSPRVSYVFQPFSWESLDYGSI is encoded by the exons ATGGATGCTGATTTTGAGGGGAAAAATCAGCATTTGTATGAAGCAGTAGTGCCTGAGATGAAGGGTGCTGTTGGTAGGGGGAGTAAGGATTGGGATTTGAATGATTGGAGATGGGATGGTGATCTTTTTACTGCTAAGCAACTGAATTCGGTGCCGACGGATTGTAGGAATCGTCAATTTTTACCCGAAATACGTGAAAATGTTGATGTTTCGAATAATTTGATTTCTGGGGAAGGTAGTAGAGAGTTGGAGAAGAGGAGGAGGGGTTTTGGTGGTGAAGGGTTGGAGATGAACGATGATTTTGGTTCTCTTAATTTGAATCTTGGGGGTCAAGTTTACCCTATAATGGATGGGGAGGAAAAGAGTGGTAAAAAGACAAAGATTGCGCCTGTGCCTACTTCAAATCGTGCTGTTTGTCAGGTGGAGGATTGTAGGGCGGATCTTAGTAACGCAAAGGACTATCATCGTCGACACAAAGTTTGTGATGTGCATTCTAAGGCTAGTAAGGCACTTGTGGGAAGTGTTATGCAACGATTCTGTCAACAGTGTAGCAG GTTTCATGTTCTTCAAGAGTTTGATGAAGGGAAGAGAAGTTGTCGTAGGCGTCTTGCAGGCCATAATAAGAGGAGGAGGAAGACACATCCTGATACTGCTGTAGTTAATGGAGGTTCTCCGAATGAAGAAAGGGGCAGTAGCTATCTGTTGATGAGTCTACTAAGGATATTGTCCAATATGCATT CGAACGGCCCAGATCATACGAGAAACTTGGATGGTCTATCCCATCTAATTGGGAACCTGACAAGTTTAGCTGGTACATTTAACGGAAGAAATATAGCATCCTTATTGGAGGGACCTCAAGAATTAGTAAAAGCCGGTACATCTGGAGCTGCACAGAATGTTCCAAACTCAAATCCGAATGGCGCTGAACCATCAAGACCAGATTCTTCTATTGAAATGACAAACGGTCTGATCCATCAGGACCCTCCAGAGTCTAGGTTACAGTGCGCGACAGTTCCGGCCAATCATTTGACACAAAAATGTATACCTTCAAGCAGTGTTGGAGTAGGATGTTTAAAACCTCCTCTGATACCGCAGTCCTCAAATTTAGTTCCTTCAAGGGGTAGCCTTCCACCTCGACCAGTTGCCACAGAGACTACAGTTGGAAGAAACAGGTTATGTAATATTGACCTGAATAATGTATATGATGATGGACAGGACTATGTTGAGAACCCTGAAAATTCTAATCCACCTTTGGCCTTAGGGGTTGAATCCCGTGATCATTCTTCATTTGTACAATATGAATCTCTCAAGTCAAGTCCACCACAGACGAGTAGAAACTCAGATTCGACTTCTACTCAATCACCATCCAGTTCTAGTGGAGAAGGCCAG AGTCGAACAGATCGAATTGTTTTCAAACTCTTTGGCAAGGATCCTAATGATATCCCCCATGTTCTTCGATCAcag GTCCTTAGCTGGTTATCCAACAGTCCCACCGAGATAGAGAGCTATATAAGACCAGGCTGTATTATTTTAACTATATGTCTCCGCCTAGAAAATTCTGCATGGGATGAG CTATGCTATAATCTGGGGCCCAGCTTGAGAAAGCTTCTTGCTGCATCAAATGATTCTCTTTGGAGAACAGGATGGATATATACCAGAGTGCAGCACTCTGTAGCTATTTTGTATAATG GTCAGCTGGTCTTAGATGTGCCATCGCGTCTTGGAAGCCCACAGAATTGTCAGATTTTGTGCATTAAACCCCTTGCTGTCTCTGCAAATGAAGACGTAAAATTTACTGTGAAAGGGTTAAGCCTTTTCTTGTCTAGTGCAAG GTTGCTCTGTGCACTTGAAGGGAAGTACCTGGTAGAGGACATGtgttatgatttgattgatggAGCTGATGCAGCCATTGGACATCATGAGCTTCAAACTCTCAGCTTCTCTTGTCATATACCAAATATGACTGGAAGAGGGTTTATTGAG GTTGAAGATAATAGTCTCAGCAGCTGTTCCTTTCCATTCATAGTTGCAGAGCAAGAAATTTGTTCCGAGATATGCAGTCTGGAAACTATCATTGAGGCGGCAGAGACTGCTGATGACATCCAGATCAAAGCCAAATTAATGGAAGAAAAGACTCGAGCAATGAATTTCGTACAAGAAATGGGTTGGCTCCTTCATAGAATTCGTATAAAATTCCGGCTAGGGCCAATGACACCTGTTCAAGATCGTTTCCATTTAAATCGATATACATGGCTTGTCGGCTTCTCTATGGACCATGATTGGTGCGCTGTGATGAAAAAACTCTTGGACACTATCTTTGAAGGTGAAGTTGATACTGGAGAACATATCTCTGCAGAGCTAGCTTTGTTAAACATGGGTCTTCTACACAAAGCTGTAAAGAGAAATTGTAGGCCTATGGTGGAACTATTGTTAAACTTTGTGCCAGTTAAAGCATCAGATGGTGGAGATAGTAAAGAGATGCAAGTCAATAAGGTCCCCGACGGATTCTTGTTTAGACCTGATACTGTTGGGCCTGCTGGGTTGACTCCCCTTCATGTCGCAGCAAGTATGAATGGCTATGAGACTGTATTGGATGCGTTAACTGATGATCCGGGAATG GTTGGAATTGAGGCATGGAAAAGTGCCAAGGACAATACAGGTTTGACACCCAATGACTATGCATCCCTAAGAGGCCACTACTCCTACATTCAACTTGTGCAGAGGAAAACAAGCAAGAGCAGCCAAACTCAACATGTGCTTGACATCCCAGGCACCCTTGTAGACGGAAACACGATGAAGCAATCAGATGGACATAAGTCATCAAAGGTATTGAGTTTGCATACAGAGAAGATTGCAACAACAGCAATTCCAAATCATTGTGGGATCTGCCAGCAGAAGTTGGCATATGGCAGTGTCGGCGGCATGAGGAGGGCACTTGTTTATAGGCCGGCGATGCTGTCAATGGTCGCCATTGCAGCTGTATGTGTCTGTGTAGCTTTGCTCTTCAAAAGTTCACCAAGAGTTTCCTATGTATTCCAGCCTTTCAGCTGGGAATCATTGGATTATGGTTCAATCTAA